From one Nonomuraea polychroma genomic stretch:
- a CDS encoding winged helix-turn-helix transcriptional regulator translates to MSRSYGQYCGLARALDVVGDRWNLLIVRQLLMAPARYRELLDGLPGVATNLLTDRLRDLETAGVVERRLAEEGNAIVYALTPWGAELREPIESLIRWSTPLMARGPGGDNFRAEWLLLALPALLAGKEAACRPSTVGIAVDGRLIQVRTTGSGVEVSLHDGRNLDAVVRADASIVLGLAAGVLTLNDTLGLVDIEGDEAAVRGVFNPRRAEAGGSASL, encoded by the coding sequence GCTACGGCCAGTACTGCGGTCTCGCCCGGGCGCTCGATGTCGTGGGCGACCGGTGGAATCTGCTCATCGTCCGCCAGCTCCTCATGGCTCCCGCCCGCTACCGCGAGCTGCTCGATGGGCTCCCTGGCGTGGCCACCAACCTGCTCACCGACCGCCTCCGAGACCTCGAGACCGCCGGAGTGGTCGAGCGGCGCCTGGCCGAGGAGGGCAACGCCATCGTGTACGCCCTCACCCCGTGGGGCGCCGAGCTGCGGGAGCCGATCGAGAGCCTCATCCGCTGGTCCACGCCGCTCATGGCGCGCGGACCAGGCGGCGACAACTTCCGCGCCGAATGGCTCCTCCTCGCCCTTCCGGCCCTGCTCGCCGGCAAGGAGGCCGCATGCCGACCATCGACGGTGGGGATCGCGGTCGACGGCCGCCTGATTCAGGTGAGGACGACGGGCTCGGGTGTCGAGGTCAGCCTGCATGACGGTCGCAATCTCGATGCCGTCGTGCGCGCTGACGCCTCGATCGTTCTCGGCCTGGCAGCGGGTGTGCTCACGCTCAACGACACCCTTGGGCTCGTCGACATCGAAGGCGATGAAGCTGCCGTGCGAGGCGTCTTCAACCCCCGACGCGCCGAGGCCGGGGGCTCCGCGTCCCTATGA